A genomic region of Aureimonas populi contains the following coding sequences:
- a CDS encoding tyrosine-protein phosphatase, translated as MRKRHRFALVCAVFLAVPALVGAHMGVQQLLGNFHEVIPGEFYRSSQPDAGEVAEYVERYGIRTIVNLRDEEPDEEMRGAREAATRLGVETIDYPMSSARFLDQPKAEELAQLLRDVPKPVLVHCDHGSNRTGLASAIYVGAVAEGSELQAEFQISPYYGHVPIPGIGRYEMYRSWDAFEETIGF; from the coding sequence ATGCGCAAACGGCACCGCTTTGCCCTCGTCTGTGCCGTGTTCCTCGCCGTTCCGGCGCTGGTGGGCGCGCATATGGGCGTCCAGCAGCTCCTGGGGAACTTCCACGAGGTGATTCCCGGCGAGTTCTACCGCTCCTCCCAACCCGATGCCGGGGAGGTGGCGGAGTATGTGGAGCGCTACGGCATCCGGACCATCGTCAATCTGCGCGATGAGGAGCCGGACGAGGAGATGCGCGGCGCGCGCGAGGCCGCCACGCGGCTGGGCGTCGAGACCATCGACTATCCCATGTCCTCGGCGCGCTTCCTCGACCAGCCGAAGGCCGAGGAACTGGCGCAGCTCCTGCGCGACGTTCCCAAGCCTGTCCTCGTCCATTGCGACCACGGCTCGAATCGCACGGGGCTGGCCTCGGCCATCTATGTCGGTGCGGTGGCGGAGGGCTCCGAGCTTCAGGCCGAGTTCCAGATTTCGCCCTATTACGGGCATGTGCCGATCCCCGGCATCGGCCGCTACGAGATGTACCGCTCCTGGGACGCGTTCGAGGAGACGATCGGGTTCTGA
- a CDS encoding class I SAM-dependent methyltransferase: MAPLPFGTNADIVDLRDFYATRLGQAVARSLGLALSPLWRPIPQERLVGLGYAPPILDRLMADAESTLAFMPAAQGAMRWPYAGAPATAMVEEDDLPLADASIDRVLMVHALEFSADPARMLAETWRVLAPGGRLVLVVPNRRGLWTRLDRTPFGSGRPWSRGQATRLLREAMFTTSGFSEALLFPPFRRASLLRLAGPMETAGRRFWPLFAGVIVIEATKLLYRGIPVEKRAQARIRLAKPALVPQGAALNREASNDEQDADSPAPFGPALRAVRRPMFQNPIVSSNASQERYIS; encoded by the coding sequence ATGGCACCCCTCCCCTTCGGAACCAACGCGGACATCGTCGATCTGCGCGATTTCTACGCCACGCGCCTCGGGCAGGCCGTGGCGCGCTCGCTGGGGCTGGCGCTCTCGCCGCTGTGGCGGCCCATCCCGCAGGAGCGGCTGGTGGGGCTGGGCTATGCGCCGCCCATTCTCGACCGGCTGATGGCCGACGCCGAATCGACGCTCGCCTTCATGCCGGCGGCGCAGGGGGCCATGCGCTGGCCCTACGCGGGCGCGCCCGCCACCGCGATGGTGGAGGAGGACGACCTGCCGCTGGCGGACGCCTCCATCGACCGGGTGCTGATGGTCCATGCGCTGGAATTCTCCGCCGACCCCGCGCGCATGCTGGCCGAGACATGGCGCGTGCTGGCGCCCGGCGGGCGGCTGGTGCTGGTGGTGCCGAACCGGCGGGGCCTGTGGACGCGGCTCGACCGCACGCCCTTCGGCTCCGGCCGCCCCTGGTCTCGCGGGCAGGCGACGCGCCTCTTGCGCGAGGCGATGTTCACCACCTCCGGCTTCTCGGAGGCGCTGCTCTTTCCCCCCTTCCGGCGCGCGAGCCTGTTGAGGCTCGCCGGCCCGATGGAAACGGCGGGGCGGCGGTTCTGGCCGCTTTTTGCCGGCGTCATCGTGATCGAGGCGACGAAGCTGCTCTATCGCGGCATTCCGGTGGAGAAGCGGGCGCAGGCGCGCATCCGCCTCGCCAAGCCGGCATTGGTGCCGCAGGGCGCGGCGCTCAATCGCGAAGCGTCAAACGACGAACAGGATGCAGATTCGCCCGCGCCCTTCGGGCCTGCCCTGCGTGCTGTCCGCCGCCCGATGTTTCAGAACCCGATCGTCTCCTCGAACGCGTCCCAGGAGCGGTACATCTCGTAG
- the gloB gene encoding hydroxyacylglutathione hydrolase, which yields MGEIEIRQFTCHSDNFGVLVHEPASGVTFSVDAPQEGPILAALEHEGWRLTHILTTHHHRDHVEANEALKTRFGVEIIGPEKEKDRIPGIDRGVSGGEAFHVGGIRVEVIDTPGHTLGSVSYYLPQAEALFAGDALFSMGCGRLLEGTPAMLWESLKRLRELPETTMLYCGHEYTAKNAAFAVEVDPGNTRLRERVRQVEDLRVAHKATLPVSLKKEKRTNPFLRADDPELASAFGMEGANAQEIFAALRGKRDGF from the coding sequence ATGGGCGAGATCGAGATCCGCCAGTTCACCTGCCACAGCGACAATTTCGGCGTTCTGGTGCACGAGCCGGCCAGCGGCGTGACCTTCAGCGTGGACGCGCCCCAGGAGGGGCCGATCCTCGCCGCGCTGGAGCACGAGGGCTGGCGCCTCACCCATATCCTGACCACGCACCACCATCGCGACCATGTCGAGGCCAACGAGGCGCTGAAGACGCGATTCGGGGTCGAGATCATCGGCCCGGAGAAGGAGAAGGACCGCATCCCCGGCATCGACCGCGGCGTGTCGGGCGGCGAGGCCTTCCATGTCGGGGGCATCCGCGTGGAGGTGATCGATACGCCCGGCCATACGCTGGGCAGCGTGTCCTATTACCTGCCGCAGGCCGAGGCGCTGTTCGCCGGCGACGCGCTCTTCTCCATGGGATGCGGCCGGCTTCTGGAAGGCACCCCCGCCATGCTCTGGGAAAGCCTGAAGCGCCTGCGCGAGCTGCCCGAGACGACCATGCTCTATTGCGGGCACGAATACACGGCCAAGAACGCGGCCTTCGCGGTGGAGGTCGATCCGGGCAACACGCGCCTTCGCGAGCGGGTGCGGCAGGTGGAGGATCTGCGCGTCGCCCACAAGGCGACGCTGCCGGTCAGCCTCAAGAAGGAGAAGCGCACCAACCCTTTCCTGCGCGCCGACGACCCGGAGCTGGCGAGCGCCTTCGGCATGGAGGGCGCAAACGCGCAGGAAATCTTCGCCGCCCTCCGCGGCAAGCGCGACGGCTTTTGA
- a CDS encoding DUF3108 domain-containing protein gives MLNARPILLLAFLLGLAMPQAAGAQSFSSDYVVSLIGIPIGRASFQTSIGRGDYSVSGTLGSSGLGSLVSRTDGTSSVAGRIRGGALQAERYRLAYTSDGRSWSSDVRMSGGRVRSSTVAPQREGPRPTDYVPVAQGHLRSVVDPLSGVMIRAEASEVCNRSLPLYDGWSRLDLRLSPAGTRRFSATGFSGQAVVCHARIAPVSGYRRGSKGLNFLQGQTIQLWFAPLGETGIFAPVYARVPTQIGPLSLTATRFGAR, from the coding sequence TTGCTCAACGCCCGCCCGATTCTCCTGCTCGCCTTTCTCCTCGGGCTCGCCATGCCGCAGGCTGCCGGGGCACAGTCCTTCTCGAGCGATTATGTGGTCTCGCTGATCGGGATTCCGATCGGGCGCGCCTCCTTCCAGACGAGCATCGGGCGGGGCGACTATTCGGTCTCGGGCACGCTCGGCTCCTCGGGCCTCGGCAGCCTCGTGTCGCGCACGGACGGAACGAGTTCGGTGGCCGGGCGCATCCGGGGCGGCGCGCTCCAGGCCGAGCGCTACCGCCTGGCCTATACGAGCGACGGGCGAAGCTGGTCGAGCGACGTGCGCATGAGCGGCGGGCGCGTGCGCTCCTCCACCGTCGCGCCGCAGCGCGAGGGCCCGCGCCCGACCGATTACGTGCCTGTCGCGCAGGGGCATCTGCGCTCGGTGGTGGACCCGCTGAGCGGCGTGATGATCCGCGCCGAGGCCAGCGAGGTCTGCAACCGCTCCCTGCCCCTCTACGATGGCTGGTCGCGGCTCGACCTGCGGCTTTCGCCGGCCGGCACGCGCCGTTTCTCGGCCACCGGCTTCTCCGGGCAGGCCGTGGTCTGCCATGCGCGGATCGCGCCCGTCTCCGGCTACCGGCGGGGCTCGAAGGGGCTCAACTTCCTGCAGGGCCAGACCATCCAGCTCTGGTTCGCCCCGCTGGGGGAGACGGGCATCTTCGCGCCTGTCTATGCCCGCGTTCCCACCCAGATCGGACCGCTCTCCCTCACCGCGACGCGCTTCGGCGCGCGGTAG
- the rpmB gene encoding 50S ribosomal protein L28, with protein sequence MSRACELTGKAVQTGNNVSHANNKTRRRFLPNLCNVTLISDALGQRYRLRISAYALRSVEHRGGLDAFLTKAKEGELSQRARLLKRQIAKKVAASDEGAAAAQ encoded by the coding sequence ATGTCGCGCGCTTGCGAACTGACCGGCAAGGCCGTCCAGACCGGGAACAATGTCAGCCACGCGAACAACAAGACGCGTCGCCGTTTCCTGCCGAACCTGTGCAATGTCACGCTGATCTCCGATGCCCTCGGCCAGCGCTACCGCCTGCGCATCTCGGCCTACGCCCTGCGCTCGGTGGAGCATCGCGGCGGCCTCGACGCCTTCCTGACCAAGGCGAAGGAGGGCGAGCTGTCGCAGCGCGCCCGTCTCCTGAAGCGCCAGATCGCCAAGAAGGTGGCCGCTTCCGACGAGGGCGCCGCCGCCGCGCAGTAA
- a CDS encoding queuosine precursor transporter, protein MTRFGAYIVPVLAMTIIVLMANVAVQFPLQGQLGPLMLADLLTWGAFVYPFAFIVTDINNRLFGPRMARRVVYLGFILAILSSIIFPPILHSFGFLEYETTGARLLRVALASGTAFLLAQLMDIVVFNRLRRLSWWKAPFASGIVGSIIDTFLFFSIAFAPLFLLLGPNEPFALEAAPLLGLMDTQAPRWVSWALGDFAVKLLIAIFGLVPYRIVVGAFIPFRDQPARA, encoded by the coding sequence ATGACCCGATTCGGCGCCTATATCGTGCCCGTTCTCGCCATGACGATCATCGTCCTGATGGCGAATGTGGCGGTGCAATTCCCGCTTCAGGGGCAACTCGGGCCGCTGATGCTGGCCGACCTGCTCACCTGGGGCGCCTTCGTCTATCCCTTCGCCTTCATCGTCACCGACATCAACAACCGCCTGTTCGGGCCCCGGATGGCGCGCCGCGTGGTCTATCTCGGCTTCATACTGGCGATCCTCTCCTCCATCATCTTCCCGCCGATCCTGCATTCCTTCGGCTTCCTGGAATACGAGACCACCGGTGCGCGCCTCCTGCGCGTCGCGCTCGCCTCGGGCACGGCCTTCCTGCTCGCGCAACTCATGGACATCGTCGTCTTCAACCGGCTGCGGCGGCTGAGCTGGTGGAAGGCGCCCTTCGCCTCGGGCATCGTGGGGTCGATCATCGACACCTTCCTCTTCTTCTCCATCGCCTTCGCGCCGCTCTTCCTGCTCCTGGGCCCGAACGAGCCCTTCGCGCTGGAAGCCGCCCCGCTTCTGGGCCTGATGGATACGCAGGCCCCGCGCTGGGTCTCCTGGGCGCTCGGCGATTTCGCGGTGAAGCTGTTGATCGCGATCTTCGGCCTCGTGCCCTATCGCATCGTCGTGGGCGCCTTCATCCCCTTCCGGGACCAGCCGGCGCGCGCCTGA
- a CDS encoding esterase-like activity of phytase family protein, which translates to MRRLLALVLATSLCPPALAADIRPVEITARAIEAFAVGSSQSRFGGLDFVGGFSFRASDRRLAGVSGFRFREGGGSRFLAVTDTGWWFEGRILRDGEGRPVGMEEARIAPILDPQGQAYRSKGRADAEGLALDGSRVLVSFEQNHRIEAFDAAEPLTALPTPVAQPIPRHELRSNAGLETVAVAPDGRAITVAEQSIDKEGNLFAALLGPAGGLFTVKRQPPWHATDGAFLPGGDLLLLERRYEGFGRLGMRLRRIAGEAIRVGALVDGPVIMEADLGHEIDNMEGLDVFVNEAGETILSIVSDDNASFFQRNLYLEFRLVEDEVEVSG; encoded by the coding sequence TTGAGGCGGCTTCTCGCGCTCGTCCTCGCCACGAGCCTCTGCCCGCCCGCGCTGGCCGCCGACATCCGCCCGGTCGAGATCACCGCCCGCGCCATCGAGGCCTTCGCGGTCGGCTCCTCGCAGAGCCGGTTCGGCGGGCTGGACTTCGTGGGCGGCTTTTCCTTCCGGGCCTCCGACAGGCGCCTGGCGGGCGTTTCGGGCTTCCGCTTCCGGGAGGGTGGCGGATCGCGCTTCCTGGCCGTCACCGATACCGGATGGTGGTTCGAGGGGCGCATCCTGCGCGACGGCGAGGGGCGCCCCGTCGGCATGGAGGAGGCGCGGATCGCCCCCATCCTCGATCCGCAGGGGCAGGCCTATCGCTCCAAGGGCCGCGCGGATGCCGAGGGCCTGGCCCTGGACGGGAGCCGCGTGCTCGTCTCCTTCGAGCAGAACCACCGGATCGAGGCCTTCGACGCGGCCGAACCGCTCACGGCCCTGCCGACTCCCGTCGCCCAGCCCATCCCCCGCCACGAGCTGCGCTCCAATGCCGGGCTGGAGACCGTCGCGGTCGCGCCGGACGGGAGGGCGATCACCGTGGCCGAACAGTCGATCGACAAGGAGGGCAATCTCTTCGCCGCCCTTCTCGGCCCCGCCGGCGGCCTCTTCACCGTGAAGCGGCAGCCGCCATGGCACGCGACCGACGGCGCCTTCCTGCCCGGCGGCGACCTGCTTCTGCTGGAGCGGCGCTACGAGGGCTTCGGGCGCCTCGGCATGCGCCTTCGCCGCATCGCGGGCGAGGCGATCCGCGTCGGCGCGCTGGTCGACGGCCCGGTCATCATGGAAGCGGACCTCGGCCACGAGATCGACAACATGGAAGGGCTGGACGTCTTCGTGAACGAGGCGGGGGAAACGATCCTCTCCATCGTCTCGGACGACAACGCCTCGTTCTTCCAGCGCAATCTCTATCTGGAGTTCCGCCTCGTCGAGGACGAGGTCGAGGTTTCGGGCTGA